In Alteromonas sp. V450, the following proteins share a genomic window:
- a CDS encoding acyl-CoA thioesterase, giving the protein MRFLSRRLVMPNDLNYANSLFGGRALEWIDEEAAIWAICQLETNCLVTKHIGEISFESPAMQGDIVEFGLQTKAVGRTSITVSCLVRNKATKKTICFADDIVFVKVDPETRQPTSHGKTLEGLKAQTDDEVRRLNMNTEA; this is encoded by the coding sequence ATGCGCTTTCTTTCTCGGCGTCTTGTTATGCCAAACGACCTTAATTACGCCAACTCTTTATTCGGCGGCCGCGCGTTAGAATGGATAGACGAAGAAGCTGCAATTTGGGCGATTTGTCAGCTAGAAACTAATTGCTTGGTTACCAAGCATATTGGTGAAATTAGCTTCGAATCTCCGGCTATGCAGGGCGATATTGTCGAGTTTGGACTTCAAACTAAAGCAGTTGGCCGCACATCCATTACCGTCAGCTGTCTGGTGCGCAACAAAGCGACGAAGAAAACTATCTGTTTTGCCGATGATATCGTATTTGTTAAGGTTGACCCAGAAACACGTCAACCAACGTCACACGGCAAAACATTAGAAGGCCTAAAAGCCCAGACTGATGATGAAGTACGTCGTCTGAATATGAATACTGAAGCTTAA
- a CDS encoding DUF3450 domain-containing protein, whose amino-acid sequence MSKRTLIASTVMGAFALTGSAVSADTLEDLHKEEAKIHAAAAKSQEKINTLFEQSQELLVEYRQTVDETENLKIYNDYIASLVADQQRGIDSLQRQIDSIEQTKQGIVPLMFRMIDSLEKFIKLDRPIRLEERLNRVERLRDLMANSNVTVSEQFRQVLEAYLVEVEYGTKINSYQGTIDDAGTEVTVDFFNLGRTALLALSLDQTHAWVWNNESRSWEKLGDEYLSSTIDAVKMANGTIPAELIKLPISAAE is encoded by the coding sequence ATGAGCAAGAGAACTCTTATTGCTTCTACTGTTATGGGTGCCTTCGCACTAACAGGTAGCGCAGTCTCTGCAGATACGCTAGAAGATCTTCATAAAGAAGAAGCGAAAATCCACGCGGCTGCAGCGAAATCTCAAGAAAAAATCAATACGTTGTTTGAGCAGTCTCAAGAACTTCTTGTTGAGTATCGTCAAACAGTCGATGAGACAGAAAACCTTAAAATCTATAACGATTACATCGCAAGCCTTGTTGCTGATCAGCAGCGCGGCATAGACTCACTTCAACGTCAAATCGACAGCATCGAACAAACGAAGCAAGGTATCGTGCCGCTAATGTTCCGTATGATCGATAGCTTAGAAAAGTTCATCAAGTTAGATCGTCCAATCCGTTTAGAAGAGCGCCTTAACCGCGTAGAACGTCTTCGTGATTTGATGGCTAACTCAAACGTGACTGTTTCTGAACAGTTCCGTCAGGTTCTAGAAGCTTACCTTGTAGAAGTTGAGTACGGTACAAAAATCAATTCATATCAAGGCACTATAGACGACGCTGGTACAGAAGTAACGGTTGACTTCTTTAACCTAGGTCGTACAGCGCTTTTAGCGCTTTCTCTTGATCAAACTCACGCGTGGGTTTGGAACAACGAGAGCCGCTCTTGGGAGAAGCTGGGTGACGAGTACCTATCTTCGACTATTGACGCAGTGAAGATGGCCAACGGCACCATTCCTGCAGAACTAATTAAACTACCAATTAGCGCAGCGGAGTAA
- a CDS encoding GNAT family N-acetyltransferase, with protein sequence MALEQYTRWLFEPYSSKRIAQTAFYHRRLLVISGSNTFCDNTIKTVTDCVPSGVCLKLFSYDELSGKKRQRALGSENDIAIIDCREKFSPSIITAVAGTIRAEGCLIIVCPDFSKWPFHFTPLSTSHGFSQQKSRYILRLIELIKQNKWIAMYENGAFTRPKTKTYHRDDVTKFCSTMFKSAEQKHVFEQLVKEEHANTLQATLTAPRGRGKSTLLALFTQHLLQQGKHVLITSSLRENVSKVFEHLYPVNQTQASDAISAPTKGDHLDNFGAVKWVAPDNPILLKTNKEFDIVIVDEAASLPINVVNNIVQANKQWLLSTTVQGYEGSGKGFVQKLLPRLLEQTDCQSAGNTVKQYSLLTPIRWFPDDVLEHFINSVFLMEKALPTSATTINNNAPALRQTGFEELENNAIEQVMSILSLAHYQTTPDDLMRIIDSPDVILQIVEHNNMILGAAVINIEGTERLQNLAEKIASGERRPKGHLSAQRIALLTANARHASYRYWRINRIAVSPDFQGVGIGCRIVDEIKKCASEQGIDAVTTSYGKTKSLNSFWSKNDFSIVDNGRKPNKASGETSALAIYPISQRAVDVTQQLASLLSSNLTHVRFGELCRDVAYIHTQKLSQFLRGTRTIDDVWPTLKAISIEALASKNSRLTLYTDEIEKIISVFKSHPEIAALFTQQEPDMQVLAKLLDVQGYKQTVTKFRDLIT encoded by the coding sequence ATGGCGCTAGAACAATATACTAGATGGCTTTTTGAGCCCTACTCATCTAAACGAATAGCACAAACTGCGTTTTACCATCGACGGCTCTTAGTTATATCCGGTTCTAATACGTTCTGCGATAACACAATAAAAACCGTCACAGATTGTGTACCCTCTGGTGTATGTTTAAAACTTTTTAGTTACGACGAACTGTCAGGCAAAAAGCGCCAGCGGGCGTTAGGCAGTGAAAATGATATTGCGATAATAGATTGTCGTGAAAAATTCAGCCCAAGTATCATTACAGCAGTCGCTGGCACCATAAGAGCAGAAGGCTGCTTAATAATCGTATGTCCTGACTTTTCAAAGTGGCCCTTTCATTTTACTCCACTATCAACGTCACATGGCTTTTCACAGCAAAAAAGCAGATACATTTTGCGTTTAATCGAACTTATTAAGCAAAACAAATGGATTGCGATGTATGAGAATGGCGCATTTACTCGCCCGAAAACTAAGACGTACCATCGTGATGACGTGACCAAATTTTGTAGCACAATGTTTAAATCTGCTGAACAAAAACATGTTTTTGAACAGCTTGTAAAGGAAGAACACGCCAACACGCTGCAAGCCACTTTGACGGCACCAAGAGGACGGGGCAAATCCACATTACTCGCATTATTCACACAACATTTGCTGCAGCAAGGTAAACATGTACTTATAACGAGTAGTTTACGTGAAAATGTTTCAAAGGTTTTTGAACACCTATATCCAGTAAATCAAACACAAGCATCCGACGCAATTAGCGCACCGACAAAGGGCGATCATCTTGACAATTTTGGAGCCGTAAAGTGGGTGGCTCCCGATAACCCAATACTCTTAAAGACCAATAAAGAATTCGACATAGTTATTGTCGATGAAGCTGCTTCTTTGCCAATCAACGTTGTTAACAATATAGTGCAAGCAAATAAGCAATGGTTACTAAGCACAACAGTGCAAGGCTATGAAGGCAGTGGAAAAGGGTTTGTTCAAAAGCTACTTCCCCGATTGTTAGAACAAACTGACTGTCAAAGCGCAGGCAACACGGTTAAACAATACTCTCTATTAACCCCAATTCGCTGGTTTCCTGATGACGTGCTAGAGCACTTTATCAACTCTGTATTTTTAATGGAAAAAGCACTTCCCACATCCGCTACAACAATAAATAACAACGCTCCAGCACTTAGGCAAACCGGGTTTGAAGAGCTTGAAAACAACGCTATCGAACAAGTCATGTCGATACTTTCTCTTGCTCATTACCAAACTACACCCGATGACCTTATGCGGATAATAGATAGCCCAGATGTGATTTTGCAGATTGTTGAACATAACAATATGATTTTGGGTGCCGCGGTAATTAATATAGAAGGAACTGAGCGATTACAGAACTTAGCTGAAAAAATTGCTTCTGGAGAGCGCAGGCCAAAAGGACACTTGAGTGCGCAACGTATTGCGTTGCTTACAGCAAACGCTAGGCATGCATCGTATCGTTATTGGAGAATTAACAGAATAGCCGTCTCGCCGGATTTTCAAGGTGTAGGTATTGGCTGTCGCATTGTTGACGAGATAAAAAAATGTGCGAGTGAACAAGGTATTGATGCTGTTACAACTTCATATGGAAAAACAAAATCGTTGAATTCATTTTGGTCAAAAAACGATTTTTCTATTGTCGATAATGGCAGAAAACCAAACAAAGCCAGCGGAGAGACCAGCGCGCTTGCTATCTATCCTATTTCACAACGCGCAGTCGATGTTACGCAACAACTCGCGTCGCTTTTGTCGTCTAATCTTACCCATGTCCGTTTTGGCGAACTTTGTAGAGACGTTGCCTACATTCATACGCAAAAGCTCTCGCAATTTTTGCGCGGCACACGAACAATAGATGACGTTTGGCCCACACTGAAAGCAATATCCATAGAAGCATTAGCAAGCAAAAACTCTAGACTAACGCTCTACACTGATGAAATCGAAAAAATCATTTCAGTCTTTAAATCTCATCCAGAAATCGCAGCGCTGTTTACACAACAAGAACCAGACATGCAAGTACTAGCTAAGCTGCTAGACGTGCAAGGATATAAACAAACTGTCACCAAGTTCAGGGACTTAATAACATAA
- a CDS encoding MotA/TolQ/ExbB proton channel family protein, with translation MKPVFKTLLAAAAVAVAATGAQAQEAKSLKDLLEQVKQNRVSEARLDKQREAEFQSARADKQALLRKAQADLKAEQARGDRLQKQFSDNEVTLNEKAAELDQATGTLGEMFGVVRQASSEAYGRISTSIVSAQFPGRSQFLAEMSEDSKGLPNIKELEDLWFALQKEMTEGGEVVKFTTEVVNLDGGSSQQEVLRVGTFNLVGEAGYLAYDAESEVVQPLGRQPDGHYVSSAKDLIDATSGFTPFYADPSQGGILGLLKQKATMSERYHAGGPVGYTITLMLAVGLLIGLYKMITLTITGGKMRSQLKNVNSPSEGNPLGRILKVYQENKTADAENLELKLDEAILRELPKIESGINVIKIFAAIAPLLGLLGTVLGMIETFQTITLFGTGDPRMMAGSISMALVTTAQGIIAALPLILTHSIVASRSKSIIHILDEQTAGIVAAHTESEKA, from the coding sequence ATGAAACCAGTATTCAAAACTCTTTTAGCCGCTGCGGCAGTTGCAGTTGCGGCAACCGGAGCGCAAGCTCAGGAAGCAAAGAGCCTTAAGGACCTTTTAGAGCAAGTGAAACAGAACCGTGTTTCTGAGGCGCGTCTAGACAAGCAGCGCGAAGCTGAGTTCCAGTCAGCGCGTGCTGACAAGCAGGCTCTTTTAAGAAAAGCACAAGCTGACCTTAAAGCAGAGCAGGCTCGTGGTGACCGTCTACAGAAGCAATTCTCAGACAACGAAGTTACACTAAACGAGAAAGCTGCTGAGCTTGATCAAGCAACAGGTACACTTGGTGAAATGTTCGGTGTGGTACGTCAAGCTTCTTCTGAAGCATACGGCCGTATCTCTACGTCTATCGTAAGTGCACAGTTCCCAGGTCGCAGCCAATTTTTAGCTGAAATGTCAGAAGACTCTAAAGGTCTACCTAACATCAAAGAGCTAGAAGACCTTTGGTTTGCGTTACAAAAAGAAATGACTGAAGGTGGTGAAGTTGTTAAGTTCACAACTGAAGTTGTTAATCTTGACGGTGGGTCGTCGCAACAAGAAGTGCTACGTGTTGGTACGTTTAACCTTGTAGGCGAAGCAGGTTACCTAGCTTATGACGCTGAATCTGAGGTTGTTCAACCACTAGGTCGCCAACCAGACGGTCACTATGTTAGCTCTGCAAAAGATCTAATTGATGCTACATCTGGCTTTACTCCGTTCTACGCTGACCCTTCTCAAGGTGGTATTCTTGGACTATTGAAGCAAAAAGCAACAATGTCTGAGCGTTATCATGCTGGTGGCCCAGTAGGTTACACAATTACGCTTATGCTTGCTGTAGGCCTATTGATTGGTCTTTACAAGATGATCACGCTAACAATCACCGGCGGCAAAATGCGTTCACAACTTAAGAACGTGAATAGCCCTTCTGAAGGCAACCCGCTAGGTCGCATCCTTAAAGTTTATCAAGAGAACAAAACTGCTGATGCAGAGAACCTTGAACTTAAACTTGATGAAGCGATTCTTCGCGAGCTTCCAAAAATTGAAAGCGGCATCAACGTAATCAAGATTTTCGCAGCGATTGCGCCACTACTTGGTCTACTTGGTACCGTACTTGGTATGATTGAAACTTTCCAAACCATTACATTATTCGGTACTGGTGACCCTCGTATGATGGCAGGAAGTATCTCAATGGCACTTGTAACTACAGCTCAGGGTATTATTGCGGCACTGCCTCTAATTCTTACTCATAGCATCGTAGCTTCTCGTAGCAAGTCAATCATCCACATTCTTGATGAGCAAACTGCGGGTATCGTAGCTGCTCACACAGAGTCGGAGAAGGCGTAA
- a CDS encoding energy transducer TonB codes for MLRIIVSILLGAGVAFALFVLMAKLIENSSRPADEVPPAPVIDIVMQEPDDQTQTRTRVPPPPPPQPPKMEQVEPEAAEPDADGFSLAIPSIDTGGVGINIGGVGAMQRDGEATPIVRIDPKYPPDAARDGREGWVRLSFTINEIGGVEDIEVIEAEPKRVFDREARRALRKWKYKPKIVDGKAVKQTGMFVQLDFKLEQ; via the coding sequence ATGTTACGTATAATTGTATCTATATTATTAGGTGCTGGTGTTGCATTTGCCCTTTTCGTTCTGATGGCTAAGTTGATTGAGAACTCATCTAGACCAGCAGACGAAGTGCCTCCTGCACCGGTCATCGATATTGTAATGCAGGAACCCGACGATCAAACGCAAACGCGTACTCGTGTTCCACCACCACCGCCTCCTCAGCCTCCTAAGATGGAGCAAGTGGAGCCGGAAGCAGCAGAACCTGATGCTGATGGATTTAGTCTAGCTATTCCGTCTATAGACACAGGTGGTGTTGGTATTAACATCGGTGGAGTTGGCGCAATGCAGCGTGATGGTGAAGCTACACCAATCGTTCGTATAGACCCGAAATATCCACCTGATGCGGCTCGTGATGGGCGCGAAGGTTGGGTTAGGCTATCTTTCACTATCAATGAAATTGGTGGTGTTGAAGATATCGAAGTTATTGAAGCTGAACCTAAGCGAGTATTCGACCGCGAGGCACGTCGTGCTTTACGTAAGTGGAAATACAAGCCTAAGATTGTTGACGGCAAGGCGGTTAAACAAACCGGTATGTTCGTTCAACTAGACTTTAAACTGGAGCAATGA
- a CDS encoding MotA/TolQ/ExbB proton channel family protein, whose translation MNYLIGLFESVRDFIATGGDVLYFVAAALFLMWVLMIERYWYLTSVFPKVKKNIIANWDARADTTSWYAHRIRDAWISQASDDLNARMLIIRTIIAMCPLIGLLGTVTGMISVFETMATQGTSNARLMAAGISMATIPTMAGMVAALSGLFISSRLEAKVKLAREGLVDSLPHH comes from the coding sequence ATGAATTACCTGATTGGATTATTTGAATCGGTCAGGGACTTTATCGCTACCGGCGGTGACGTACTTTATTTCGTTGCTGCCGCGCTCTTTCTCATGTGGGTTTTAATGATTGAGCGTTACTGGTATTTAACCTCGGTCTTTCCAAAGGTGAAGAAAAACATCATCGCAAATTGGGATGCCCGAGCTGATACCACTTCATGGTATGCGCATAGAATCCGTGACGCGTGGATTTCTCAAGCGTCAGACGACCTAAACGCTAGAATGCTGATTATCAGAACTATCATCGCAATGTGTCCTCTAATAGGACTTCTTGGAACGGTGACAGGTATGATCAGCGTATTTGAGACAATGGCAACACAGGGCACCAGCAACGCCCGTCTAATGGCAGCTGGTATCTCTATGGCAACTATCCCTACTATGGCAGGAATGGTTGCAGCGCTATCTGGGCTGTTCATCAGTTCACGTCTTGAAGCGAAAGTGAAGCTGGCAAGAGAAGGGCTAGTCGATAGCCTGCCACATCATTAG
- a CDS encoding TonB-dependent receptor domain-containing protein, whose translation MFTTSKLALAVKLASVIGAASFALSSPVLAQQNQGSDTAAEESVEKIQVTGSRIRSPNAVSTSPIQTVGEVQIEQLQQPELERVLRLMPGVIPGDNSSVNNGTGGAATVNLRGLGANRNLVLMNGKRLVPYNTSGTVDTSIIPTALIKNVDIVTGGASAVYGSDAISGAINVMLKDDFEGAELEVSHSRTDSADAMTKNISLTVGGNFDGDRGNAVVSASWLDRDPLLLGQRDLGNYGISTSSGANYQQFLDGAPPVAPPANCGDQTPNVVAPGGGSGTTMPTRMQIPGVPGANGQFRDDGTWVNGPTCSAFNFNPFNYYQTPAKRWSATAIGHYDITDEHTAYSTISFTNTNVKQQVAPSGIFGSVFDIPLANPFMSDAARTAFITAANENIGALNEQNAVAAAAGTPLTWTDVNGNGVVDAEDRMRTTFFRRTLELGPRSTEFNTDQFQIVVGMEGYLNDEWAYDVSFQHGETNRVNTFAGYTNVDNIANALNAVETDRCLTGGDGCVPLNIFGGFGTITPEMAAYASATALSRTEYQQRVFMANVDGPIDSIVSPFAETPLLMSFGYEYREDASNFTPDECLKLAPRSCLGGAGGNSLPVGGSFKVNELFGEGRLALIEDADFAEVLELEFGYRHSNFDTVGDVGAWKLGLAWRPTSELLVRAMNQQATRAPNVGELFAPSTGSLDNAESDPCSVANATELAGNAELRALCVATGMTESQVGQVEDIIEGQINTFSGSNPAALPDEETAKTFTAGLVWTPEVSWATSALVSVDYYDIDVEGYIGTNSPQEVLDGCYNLGNLAQCAQINRVGGGLLLDGSGISTFTTNLEWLRTRGLEVSYNFNFDIGEYGNLSLNGNLNHYLESESLSAPTSEVIDCKGYYGSNCNPQHQTRSVNRATWSYEDYSVSVLWRYLSDIEREPGVIDSTFAPFQSIGSFSYFDLFANYQVTDYATLAFGIDNMFDKAPPVVGGQAAATSYNAGNTLPAHYDTLGRTYRFTLTMSF comes from the coding sequence ATGTTTACAACATCTAAGTTGGCTTTAGCAGTAAAGTTAGCTAGTGTGATCGGTGCAGCATCTTTCGCACTTTCATCACCAGTATTGGCTCAGCAAAATCAAGGGTCAGATACGGCTGCGGAAGAATCAGTTGAGAAAATCCAAGTAACAGGTTCGCGTATTCGTAGTCCGAACGCTGTATCTACAAGCCCAATCCAAACTGTGGGCGAAGTGCAAATCGAACAACTTCAGCAACCAGAGCTTGAGCGTGTTCTACGCCTTATGCCTGGTGTTATCCCAGGCGATAACAGCAGCGTAAACAACGGTACTGGCGGTGCTGCTACGGTTAACCTTCGTGGTTTAGGTGCTAACCGTAACCTAGTATTGATGAACGGCAAGCGTCTTGTGCCATACAACACGTCAGGTACAGTTGATACATCAATTATTCCAACAGCGCTAATTAAGAACGTTGATATCGTGACCGGTGGTGCATCTGCTGTATATGGTTCAGATGCGATATCTGGTGCCATCAACGTAATGCTTAAGGACGATTTTGAAGGTGCTGAATTAGAAGTTTCGCATTCTCGCACAGACAGCGCTGACGCAATGACTAAAAATATCTCTTTAACCGTTGGTGGAAACTTCGATGGCGACAGAGGTAACGCTGTTGTTTCTGCTAGCTGGTTAGACCGTGATCCGCTTCTTCTAGGTCAACGTGACCTGGGTAACTACGGTATTTCTACCAGTTCTGGTGCCAACTACCAGCAATTTCTAGACGGTGCTCCACCGGTTGCGCCTCCGGCGAACTGTGGCGACCAAACACCTAACGTTGTTGCGCCAGGTGGTGGTTCTGGTACTACCATGCCAACTCGTATGCAAATTCCAGGTGTACCTGGTGCAAACGGTCAGTTCCGTGATGATGGCACATGGGTAAATGGCCCAACGTGTAGTGCGTTCAACTTCAACCCGTTCAACTACTATCAAACGCCTGCTAAGCGTTGGTCTGCAACAGCTATCGGTCATTACGACATTACCGATGAGCATACAGCGTACTCAACTATTTCATTCACTAACACGAATGTTAAACAGCAAGTTGCACCATCGGGCATATTCGGTAGCGTATTTGACATCCCACTTGCTAACCCGTTCATGAGTGACGCAGCGCGCACAGCGTTCATTACTGCAGCTAATGAAAACATTGGCGCACTGAATGAGCAAAATGCAGTGGCAGCGGCTGCTGGTACTCCGCTAACATGGACTGATGTTAACGGTAACGGCGTTGTTGATGCTGAAGACCGTATGCGTACAACGTTCTTCCGTCGTACATTAGAATTAGGTCCTCGTTCTACTGAGTTCAACACTGATCAATTCCAGATTGTTGTAGGTATGGAAGGTTACTTGAACGACGAGTGGGCATACGACGTATCATTCCAGCATGGTGAAACAAACCGTGTTAACACATTTGCTGGCTACACAAATGTAGACAACATCGCAAACGCCTTGAACGCCGTTGAAACTGACAGATGTTTAACTGGCGGTGACGGCTGTGTACCGCTAAATATCTTCGGTGGTTTCGGTACTATCACGCCTGAAATGGCGGCCTATGCGTCTGCGACTGCTTTGTCACGCACTGAATACCAACAACGTGTGTTTATGGCAAACGTTGACGGCCCAATTGACAGCATCGTTTCTCCGTTTGCTGAAACGCCGCTACTAATGAGCTTTGGTTACGAGTATCGTGAAGACGCTTCAAACTTTACTCCTGACGAGTGTTTGAAACTTGCTCCTCGTAGCTGTCTTGGTGGTGCGGGTGGTAACTCACTTCCAGTAGGTGGTAGCTTCAAAGTTAATGAACTATTTGGTGAAGGCCGTCTAGCGCTTATTGAAGACGCTGATTTTGCTGAAGTACTAGAACTTGAATTTGGTTACCGTCACTCTAACTTCGACACTGTAGGTGACGTAGGTGCTTGGAAACTAGGTCTTGCATGGCGTCCAACTAGCGAGCTTCTTGTACGTGCAATGAATCAGCAAGCGACGCGCGCACCAAACGTAGGTGAGTTGTTCGCGCCTTCTACAGGTTCACTAGACAACGCTGAGTCTGACCCTTGTTCAGTAGCAAATGCAACCGAGCTAGCAGGAAATGCAGAACTTCGTGCACTTTGTGTTGCAACAGGCATGACTGAAAGCCAAGTTGGTCAGGTTGAAGATATCATCGAAGGGCAAATTAATACCTTCTCTGGTTCAAACCCTGCGGCGCTACCTGACGAAGAAACTGCGAAGACATTTACTGCGGGTCTTGTTTGGACGCCAGAAGTGAGCTGGGCGACCTCTGCACTTGTGTCAGTTGATTACTATGACATCGACGTAGAAGGTTACATCGGTACTAACAGCCCTCAAGAAGTACTAGACGGTTGTTACAACCTTGGTAACTTGGCACAGTGTGCTCAAATTAATCGTGTAGGCGGTGGTCTACTGTTAGACGGTTCTGGTATCTCTACGTTTACTACAAACCTAGAGTGGCTAAGAACACGCGGTCTTGAAGTTAGCTACAACTTTAACTTTGATATAGGTGAGTACGGTAACTTAAGCCTGAATGGTAACTTGAACCACTATCTTGAGTCTGAAAGCTTGAGCGCACCGACGTCTGAAGTAATCGACTGTAAAGGTTATTACGGCTCTAACTGTAACCCTCAGCACCAGACTCGCTCGGTTAACCGTGCAACGTGGAGCTATGAAGATTACTCTGTTTCAGTACTTTGGCGCTACCTAAGCGACATCGAGCGTGAACCAGGCGTTATCGATAGCACTTTTGCACCGTTCCAGTCTATCGGTTCATTTAGCTACTTCGACCTGTTCGCTAATTATCAGGTTACTGATTATGCAACGCTAGCATTCGGTATCGACAACATGTTCGATAAAGCGCCGCCAGTTGTTGGTGGTCAGGCTGCTGCTACGTCATACAACGCGGGTAATACATTACCTGCTCACTATGACACATTGGGACGTACATATCGTTTCACACTTACTATGAGCTTCTAA
- a CDS encoding lipopolysaccharide assembly protein LapB, which translates to MMKRKFKMSAVALVLGASAVLSAPAALAQTAPIVCPGYEKDKTNLVGERTGKKVQKAFELYNEELVNEALDVLYEIDPSDDFDKAYVNRFIGNLLAAMEGQGGKAYTYLVKAVENKALNDLEHAQTLKLLGDLSMQEEKYNDAVNWYDQWMDFTCKEDADVYTRLTQAYYESKQLDKMIEPADKAIALYEKPNKNPYVLKLTSYYERKMYKETVEVAEELVRNFPEEPRWWTQLGMFYLQVEEYKKALSIFELADMQGFLEKESEVKALSQLYQSNGMPYRGAKTLEKFIKAGVLEEDAEMTASIANAYHSAKEFKTAAKLYGKAAAASSDPEYFRKQGTLLLVAEDYKGAVKALEKALERGIEDPEKIHFTLMEANFYAGDYRAAYAHVKEARKDRSLRRNADAWEPYIKEKAKNRGIKL; encoded by the coding sequence ATGATGAAACGTAAATTCAAAATGTCAGCTGTTGCTTTAGTGCTAGGTGCAAGTGCGGTGCTTTCAGCACCTGCTGCCCTAGCGCAAACTGCGCCAATTGTTTGTCCAGGTTATGAAAAAGACAAGACTAACTTGGTTGGCGAGCGTACCGGTAAAAAAGTCCAGAAAGCATTCGAACTCTACAATGAAGAGTTAGTTAATGAAGCGCTAGACGTCCTTTATGAAATTGATCCTTCTGACGATTTTGATAAAGCGTACGTTAACCGCTTCATTGGTAATCTTCTAGCTGCGATGGAAGGTCAGGGCGGAAAGGCTTATACCTATCTTGTTAAAGCAGTAGAAAATAAAGCACTTAACGACCTAGAGCATGCTCAAACACTTAAATTGCTTGGCGATTTGAGTATGCAGGAAGAAAAGTACAATGATGCAGTAAATTGGTATGATCAGTGGATGGACTTTACGTGTAAAGAAGATGCTGATGTGTACACGCGCTTGACCCAGGCTTATTACGAATCCAAGCAATTGGATAAGATGATTGAGCCTGCGGATAAAGCGATTGCATTATACGAAAAGCCCAACAAAAACCCATATGTTTTGAAGCTTACGTCGTATTACGAGCGTAAGATGTATAAAGAAACTGTTGAGGTTGCTGAGGAGCTTGTTCGTAACTTCCCTGAGGAACCACGTTGGTGGACTCAGCTTGGTATGTTTTATCTTCAGGTAGAAGAGTACAAGAAAGCACTGTCAATTTTCGAGCTTGCCGATATGCAAGGGTTTCTTGAAAAGGAAAGTGAAGTTAAGGCCTTATCGCAGCTTTATCAAAGCAATGGTATGCCTTACCGTGGTGCCAAAACACTTGAAAAGTTCATTAAAGCCGGTGTTCTTGAAGAAGACGCTGAAATGACTGCAAGTATTGCTAACGCTTATCACTCTGCGAAAGAGTTCAAAACAGCTGCAAAACTATACGGTAAAGCTGCTGCTGCAAGTTCTGATCCAGAGTATTTCCGCAAGCAAGGCACGTTGCTTTTAGTTGCTGAAGACTACAAGGGCGCGGTAAAGGCACTTGAAAAAGCGCTTGAGCGTGGAATTGAAGATCCGGAAAAGATTCACTTCACGCTTATGGAAGCGAATTTTTATGCTGGTGATTATCGCGCCGCATATGCTCATGTTAAAGAGGCAAGAAAGGACCGTTCTTTACGCAGAAATGCGGATGCATGGGAACCTTACATTAAAGAAAAAGCTAAAAATCGCGGAATTAAATTATAA
- a CDS encoding biopolymer transporter ExbD, with translation MARKVRTEEEDAQIDMTPMLDIVFIMLIFFIVTTVFVKEAGIEVNKPDASQAVLHKNANIFIAVTEDGNVWLDKREVAPDSVRANIERLLTEQPTDYVIIQADIKAKHGLVVEIMDQVKAAGVNRVSVAARG, from the coding sequence ATGGCTCGAAAAGTCAGAACCGAGGAAGAAGATGCACAGATTGATATGACGCCCATGCTGGACATCGTATTTATCATGCTAATCTTCTTTATCGTTACCACTGTTTTCGTTAAAGAAGCAGGGATTGAAGTTAACAAGCCAGATGCGAGCCAGGCCGTTCTTCACAAGAATGCAAACATTTTCATTGCTGTAACCGAAGATGGAAATGTATGGCTAGATAAACGTGAAGTAGCGCCGGACAGCGTTAGAGCGAATATTGAACGACTGCTTACCGAGCAGCCAACTGACTACGTAATCATTCAAGCTGATATAAAAGCGAAGCATGGTTTGGTAGTTGAAATTATGGATCAGGTTAAAGCCGCTGGCGTTAACCGAGTCTCGGTAGCGGCAAGGGGATAA